The following coding sequences are from one Romeriopsis navalis LEGE 11480 window:
- a CDS encoding GAF domain-containing sensor histidine kinase, whose protein sequence is MQNVVAAKQVAIVSGQQAFSAYQTALTFLGQHVMAELPLTELYQVATNVVAEVLGLEYSRIWQFLSDSHSVRLVACTGERLSCADSNRPIVADVAEQVAVQQLMRSQQPVVWGHPPVIADVLYPVPLDVQRGLLLLIGNGDQPLGLLALYTSQNREFTLDEINFLQSITYILATAIQRQRSQALIKAQTKVLELVACGTELPEVLTHLCLLLERELPNALCSILLADTDHQTLGNGVGPSLDRDYAQGLEGLMFGPCAGSCGTAAYRGEPVFVDDIATDPRWEPFRDFALAYNVRACWSSPFFSQTGELLGTFAISHRSACSARPYHFAIHRTALHLASIAVEAHRSAKALQQMNQALEQQVAERTATLQSTLVDLQQTQARLLQSEKMSSLGRMVAGIAHEVNNPLTFIAGNLDYVDHAMQSLLDLVAAYQQEAVLVSPALQQQIQQVDLDFLQQDFPKMLGAMAAGSQRIQDIVASLRNFSRLDESTCKTVNIHHGIDSAVLLLEHQLLATAQREAIVLRKQYGDCPEISCYANQLNQVFFNILTNAIDALVDVPQPQITIRTECTAAQELMISISNNGPIIAPDVLPHIFDPFFTTRPVGA, encoded by the coding sequence ATGCAAAACGTTGTTGCGGCAAAACAGGTAGCCATTGTTTCTGGTCAACAAGCATTTTCGGCTTATCAGACGGCGCTGACATTTCTTGGCCAGCACGTGATGGCCGAGTTGCCGTTGACGGAGTTGTATCAAGTGGCGACGAATGTCGTGGCGGAAGTCTTGGGGCTGGAATATAGTCGCATTTGGCAATTTCTGTCCGACAGTCATTCGGTGCGGTTGGTGGCCTGTACGGGGGAAAGACTCAGTTGTGCCGATTCCAACCGGCCGATTGTCGCGGATGTGGCTGAACAGGTGGCGGTACAGCAGTTGATGCGCTCACAACAGCCCGTTGTTTGGGGCCATCCGCCGGTGATTGCAGATGTGCTGTATCCCGTACCGCTGGATGTGCAGCGGGGACTGTTGCTATTGATTGGGAACGGTGACCAACCCTTAGGCCTCCTAGCGCTGTACACCAGCCAAAACCGCGAATTTACGTTAGACGAAATCAATTTCTTACAGTCCATCACCTATATTTTAGCAACCGCAATTCAACGACAGCGATCGCAGGCCTTAATCAAAGCCCAAACCAAGGTGCTGGAGTTGGTGGCCTGTGGGACGGAATTGCCGGAAGTGCTCACACATTTATGTTTATTGTTAGAGCGGGAATTACCCAATGCATTGTGCTCGATTTTGTTGGCGGATACAGATCATCAAACCTTAGGGAATGGGGTTGGGCCCAGCCTCGATCGTGATTATGCCCAGGGTTTAGAAGGCTTGATGTTTGGGCCTTGTGCTGGGTCCTGTGGCACAGCTGCCTATCGGGGTGAACCGGTGTTTGTGGATGATATTGCCACCGACCCGCGCTGGGAACCGTTTCGTGATTTTGCCCTAGCTTATAATGTGCGGGCTTGTTGGTCATCGCCATTCTTTTCCCAGACGGGGGAGCTGCTAGGGACGTTCGCCATTTCGCACCGATCGGCTTGTTCGGCAAGGCCCTACCATTTTGCAATCCACCGGACGGCCTTACATCTTGCTAGTATTGCGGTTGAGGCGCATCGATCGGCAAAAGCACTGCAACAAATGAATCAGGCGCTTGAGCAACAAGTGGCGGAGCGCACGGCGACTTTGCAATCGACCCTGGTGGATTTACAACAGACCCAGGCCCGACTGCTGCAAAGTGAAAAAATGTCGAGCCTCGGCCGGATGGTCGCCGGGATTGCCCATGAGGTCAATAATCCCCTGACGTTTATTGCGGGGAACTTAGATTATGTTGATCATGCGATGCAGTCATTATTGGATTTGGTCGCGGCTTATCAACAAGAAGCGGTATTGGTCTCCCCGGCCTTACAGCAGCAAATTCAGCAAGTTGATCTTGATTTCCTGCAACAAGATTTCCCGAAGATGCTGGGGGCAATGGCCGCCGGTAGCCAACGCATTCAGGATATTGTTGCAAGTCTGCGGAATTTCTCCCGTCTTGATGAGTCAACCTGTAAGACTGTGAATATTCACCATGGAATTGATAGCGCGGTGTTATTGCTGGAGCACCAATTGCTGGCGACAGCGCAGCGGGAGGCAATTGTGTTGCGGAAGCAGTATGGTGATTGCCCGGAGATTTCCTGCTATGCCAATCAGTTGAATCAGGTGTTTTTCAATATTTTGACTAATGCGATCGATGCCTTGGTGGATGTCCCACAGCCCCAAATTACGATTCGCACCGAATGTACAGCGGCCCAGGAATTGATGATTTCGATCAGTAACAACGGGCCGATAATCGCCCCGGACGTGTTGCCACATATTTTTGATCCATTTTTTACCACACGGCCAGTTGGGGCT